Sequence from the Aromatoleum petrolei genome:
CGCTTCTCGAGCTGCTGGGCGATCGAATCGGCAATCAGCTTCGCATCGACTTCGGGCTTGCGAACTTCCTCGATATTGACGTGCACAGGCACACCCATGATCTTCTGCAGTTCGCGCTTGAGCAGCTCGATGTCTTCGCCCTTCTTGCCGATGACAACGCCGGGACGCGCGCTGAACAACGTGATGCGGGCGTTCTTGGCCGGACGCTCGATCACGATGCGTCCAACCGATGCGTGCGCGAGCTTCTTCTTCAGAAAGTCGCGGACCTTGATGTCCTCATGCAGCATCTTGGAGTAGTCGCGGCTCGAAGCGAACCAGCGCGAGCTCCAGTCGCGGGTGACCGCCAGACGGAATCCGGTCGGATGAATTTTCTGACCCATATTTACCCCTTACTCCCCGACGGTCACGTAGACATGGCACGTCGGTTTCAGGATGCGATTGCCACGCCCCTTTGCCCGCGCCGTAAACCGCTTCAGCGACGTACCTTCCTCGACGTAGATCGTCTTCACCTTGAGGGTGTCGATGTCTGCGCCATCGTTGTGTTCGGCGTTCGCGATCGCCGACTCGACGACCTTGCGGATGATCTGCGCGCCCTTCTTCGGCGAGAAGGCGAGAATGTTCAGGGCCTGATCAACCGGCTTGCCCCGCACTTGGTCCGCAACCAGCCGGCCCTTCTGAGCCGACAGGCGCACACCGCGGAGGATTGCTTTGGTTTCCATGGTGACTCCTTACCTCTTCGCCTTCTTGCTCGCGGCATGACCCTTGAACGTACGGGTCAGCGCGAACTCGCCCAGCTTGTGGCCAACCATGTTCTCGGAGACAAACACCGGAACGTGCTGGCGGCCGTTATGCACCGCGATCGTGAGACCGACGAAATCCGGCAGCACCGTCGAACGGCGCGACCACGTCTTGATCGGACGCTTATCGTTGCTCGCCCGAACGGCGTCGACCTTCTTGAGGAGGTGCGCGTCGACAAACGGGCCTTTTTTGATTGAACGTGCCATCTGTTACCCCTTAACGCTTGTGACGACGCTGCACGATCATGGTATCGGTGCGCTTGTTGCTGCGCGTGCGATAACCCTTCGCAGGCTGACCCCACGGGCTGCGCGGAACGCCGCCCTCGCCGGTGCGGCCTTCGCCGCCACCATGCGGGTGATCAACCGGGTTCATCGCCACACCGCGAACGGTCGGGCGAATACCACGCCAGCGGTTTGCACCGGCCTTGCCGATCTTGCGCAGACCATGCTCTTCGTTGCCCACGACACCAATCGCGGCACGGCACTCGACATGCACGCGGCGCACTTCGCCGGAGCGCAGACGAATCTGGGCATAGGCGCCTTCACGCGCCAGGAGCTGCACCGAAGTACCGGCAGCGCGCGCGATCTGCGCACCCTTGCCAGGCATCATCTCGACGCAGTGAATCGTCGAACCGACGGGAATATTGCGGATCGGCAGGACATTGCCCGGCTTGATCGGAGCTTCCGCGCCGCTCATCACCTGAGCACCGACATCCAGCCCCTTCGGAGCGATGATGTACGCACGCTCGCCGTCGGCATAACAGATCAGAGCGATGTTCGCCGAACGGTTCGGATCGTATTCGATGCGCTCGACGCGCGCCGCGATACCATCCTTGTTGCGCCGAAAATCGACCAGGCGGTAGTGCTGCTTATGACCGCCACCCTTGTGCCGAACGGTGATGTGGCCGTTGTTGTTACGGCCGGCGTTCTTCGACTGCTTCTCGACCAGCGAGGCGAGCGGACGACCCTTGAAAAGGTCGGCATTCACCACCTTGACCATCGCGCGACGGCCGGCAGACGTAGGCTTGAGTTTTACCAGTGCCATGACTATTACTCCCCGGCCGCGAAGTTGATTTCCTGGCCAGGCTTGAGGCAAACGAATGCCTTCTTCCAGCCCTTGCGGCGACCCATGGCCTTGCCGAAGCGCTTGACCTTGCCCTTGACGTTCGCGATCTGGACCGACTTGACCTCGACCTTGAAGAGCAGCTCGACAGCAGCCTTGACTTCAGGCTTGGTCGCGCACGACGCAACCTTGAAAACCACCTGCTCATTCTTGTCAGCGACATAGGTCGCCTTCTCGGAGATCTGGGGCGCGAGCAGCACCTGCATCAGACGCTCTTGGCTAAATCCGCTCATTGCCAGGCCTCCTCCATCTTGGCCAGCGCACCCTTGGTCACGATCACGCGATCGTAGTGAACCAGGGCCACCGGATCCGTCTCGCTGACCTCGAGCACCAGCACCTTGTGCAGGTTGCGCGACGACAGGAACAGGTTCTCGTCGAACTGATCCGTGATCACGAGCACGGAATCCAGCCCCATGCCCTTCAGCTTCTGCGACAGAAGCTTGGTCTTCGGCGCCTCGACGCTGAAATTCTCGACCACAGCCAGACGGTCTTCACGCGCCAGCTGCGACAGGATCGATGCAACGCCAGCGCGATACATCTTGCGATTCAGCTTCTGCGAGAAGTTCTCTTCCGGGGAATTCGGGAAGATACGACCGCCACCACGCCACAACGGGCTCGACGCCATACCGGCACGAGCACGGCCCGTACCCTTCTGACGCCACGGCTTGCGGGTCGACTTCTGGATCTCGGAGCGCCCCTTCTGCGCACGATTGCCCGAGCGTGCGTTAGCCATGTAGGCAACGACAACCTGGTGAATCAGCGCCTCGTTATAGTCGCGCCCGAAGAGCGCATCAGAAGCCTGCAGCGTCGCCGCCTGCACACCCTGATCGTTCAATACTTTAAGTTCCATCACGTCCTCGCTCAGCCACGGGCCTTGACGGCCGGACGGACGATCACGTCGCCGCCCTTCGAACCAGGCACAGCTCCCTTGACCAGGAGCAACTGACGCTCGACATCAACGCGAACCACCTCGAGACTCTGCGTCGTGCGGGTCACATTGCCGTACTGGCCGGCCATGCGCTTGCCCGGGAAAACGCGACCCGGATCCTGCGCCATACCAATCGAACCCGGCGCGTTGTGCGACACCGAGTTACCGTGCGACGCACGGTTAGACGAGAAGTTGTGACGCTTGATAACACCCGAGAAACCCTTGCCGATCGAGGTACCGGTCACATCGACCTTCTGACCGACCGCAAAGAGCTCCACGCTGATCACGTCGCCAGCCTTCAGGCCAGCCAGCTGCGCCGGCTCGACGGTGAATTCGCGGAAGGTGTGACCGGCTTCGACGCCAGCCTTGGCGAGATGCCCGGCGAGCGCCTTATTGACGCGACTCGCACGGCGCTTGCCGAAAGCCACCTGAACCGCGGCATAGCCGTCGCTTTCAGGCGTCTTGACTTGGGTAACGCGATTATTGGCAACGTCAAGCACCGTCACCGGGACGCTACGGCCGTCCTCGGCAAAAATGCGAGTCATGCCAACCTTGCGTCCTACAAGGCCTAGACTCATTTTTTTCTCCTGATCCCCGGTTACGATTGACCGGGCCCTATCACATGAATTGCACCAAAAGGCGCAAAGGCCGGATTATACCGGCCTTTTTTGACACTCCGCAAGCGCGGAAGACTTACTGCAGCTTGATCTCGACGTCGACACCGGCCGGCAGGTCCAGCTTCATCAGCGCATCGACGGTCTTGTCGGTCGGATCGATGATATCCATCAGGCGCTGGTGCGTGCGGATTTCGAACTGGTCGCGCGAAGTCTTATTGACGTGCGGCGAACGCAGAAGGTCGAAGCGCTCGATCCGGGTCGGCAGCGGCACAGGACCGCGAACGACGGCACCGGTACGCTTCGCGGTGTCGACGATCTCGAGCGCCGACTGATCGATCAGACGGTAGTCGAAAGCCTTGAGGCGGATACGAATCTTCTGGTTTTGCATGTTGCAGTCCTTAAAAGAGCAAAACCCCGGGGCATTCGCCCCGAGGATGTTGAGCGAGATGATTACTCGATAATCTTGGCGACGACACCGGCGCCAACGGTACGGCCGCCTTCGCGGATCGCGAAGCGCAAACCT
This genomic interval carries:
- the rplW gene encoding 50S ribosomal protein L23, yielding MSGFSQERLMQVLLAPQISEKATYVADKNEQVVFKVASCATKPEVKAAVELLFKVEVKSVQIANVKGKVKRFGKAMGRRKGWKKAFVCLKPGQEINFAAGE
- the rplC gene encoding 50S ribosomal protein L3, whose product is MSLGLVGRKVGMTRIFAEDGRSVPVTVLDVANNRVTQVKTPESDGYAAVQVAFGKRRASRVNKALAGHLAKAGVEAGHTFREFTVEPAQLAGLKAGDVISVELFAVGQKVDVTGTSIGKGFSGVIKRHNFSSNRASHGNSVSHNAPGSIGMAQDPGRVFPGKRMAGQYGNVTRTTQSLEVVRVDVERQLLLVKGAVPGSKGGDVIVRPAVKARG
- the rpsJ gene encoding 30S ribosomal protein S10, with the translated sequence MQNQKIRIRLKAFDYRLIDQSALEIVDTAKRTGAVVRGPVPLPTRIERFDLLRSPHVNKTSRDQFEIRTHQRLMDIIDPTDKTVDALMKLDLPAGVDVEIKLQ
- the rplV gene encoding 50S ribosomal protein L22; the protein is METKAILRGVRLSAQKGRLVADQVRGKPVDQALNILAFSPKKGAQIIRKVVESAIANAEHNDGADIDTLKVKTIYVEEGTSLKRFTARAKGRGNRILKPTCHVYVTVGE
- the rplB gene encoding 50S ribosomal protein L2; translated protein: MALVKLKPTSAGRRAMVKVVNADLFKGRPLASLVEKQSKNAGRNNNGHITVRHKGGGHKQHYRLVDFRRNKDGIAARVERIEYDPNRSANIALICYADGERAYIIAPKGLDVGAQVMSGAEAPIKPGNVLPIRNIPVGSTIHCVEMMPGKGAQIARAAGTSVQLLAREGAYAQIRLRSGEVRRVHVECRAAIGVVGNEEHGLRKIGKAGANRWRGIRPTVRGVAMNPVDHPHGGGEGRTGEGGVPRSPWGQPAKGYRTRSNKRTDTMIVQRRHKR
- the rplD gene encoding 50S ribosomal protein L4; this translates as MELKVLNDQGVQAATLQASDALFGRDYNEALIHQVVVAYMANARSGNRAQKGRSEIQKSTRKPWRQKGTGRARAGMASSPLWRGGGRIFPNSPEENFSQKLNRKMYRAGVASILSQLAREDRLAVVENFSVEAPKTKLLSQKLKGMGLDSVLVITDQFDENLFLSSRNLHKVLVLEVSETDPVALVHYDRVIVTKGALAKMEEAWQ
- the rpsS gene encoding 30S ribosomal protein S19, which encodes MARSIKKGPFVDAHLLKKVDAVRASNDKRPIKTWSRRSTVLPDFVGLTIAVHNGRQHVPVFVSENMVGHKLGEFALTRTFKGHAASKKAKR